In Salvelinus namaycush isolate Seneca chromosome 37, SaNama_1.0, whole genome shotgun sequence, the following are encoded in one genomic region:
- the LOC120031643 gene encoding 2,4-dienoyl-CoA reductase, mitochondrial-like, whose product MCKFKYSTKLSSTGTRALSETEAAVDQLVEVAGLPDVVINNAAGNFISLSEKLSANAWRTITDIVLNGTAFFTLELGKRLILAEKGAAFLAITTIYAETSSGFVVPSAAPKSGVETLCTSLAAVWGRYGLRFNVIQPGPIRTKGAFSRLDPTGMFEKAMIGRIPVGRLGTPGEIANLAAYLCSDYACWVSGVIFRMDGGDYVSMAGEFNDLRRVTKEQWAMMETMIRGTKGS is encoded by the exons ATGTGCAAGTTTAAGTATAGCACAA AGTTGTCCAGCACTGGGACCAGGGCATTGAGTGAGACTGAAGCTGCTGTGGACCAACTGGTGGAGGTTGCTGGTCTCCCTGAT GTGGTGATCAACAACGCTGCAGGGAACTTCATCTCCCTGTCAGAGAAGCTGTCTGCCAACGCATGGAGGACCATCACAGACATTGTCCTGAACGGCACGGCCTTCTTCACCCTGGAACTGGGCAAGAGGCTGATACTGGCCGAGAAGG GTGCTGCATTTCTGGCCATCACCACCATCTACGCAGAGACCAGCTCTGGATTTGTGGTGCCCAGCGCAGCTCCTAAGTCAGGAGTGGAAACTCTGTGCAC GTCTCTGGCTGCGGTGTGGGGGAGGTACGGCTTGAGGTTTAAtgtcatccagccaggaccaATCAGAACCAAG GGGGCCTTCAGTCGTCTCGATCCCACGGGCATGTTTGAGAAGGCCATGATCGGCAGGATACCCGTGGGCAGGCTGGGCACGCCTGGAGAGATTGCCAACCTGGCAGCCTACCTGTGCAGTGACTATGCCTGTTGGGTGTCTGGAGTG ATCTTTCGAATGGACGGTGGAGATTATGTCTCCATGGCAGGAGAATTCAATGATCTGAGGAGG gTCACTAAGGAGCAATGGGCTATGATGGAGACCATGATCAGGGGCACCAAGGGATCCTAA
- the LOC120031536 gene encoding phosphomevalonate kinase-like has product MATVEPKLILLFSGKRKSGKDYVTDLIHKRLGPDVCCIVRLSGPLKQQYAQDHGLDFDELLGAGEYKEKYRADMIQWGEKQREKDPGFFCRVAIKEAQQPIWIVSDTRRLSDLQWFWREYPSQSRCVRVEASEETRRERGWEFTTGIDDAESECGLDQGVDFDWIIKNEGDGSQLEEQLATGLLSIAKEKVKED; this is encoded by the exons ATGGCGACAGTAGAACCCAAACTCATTCTTTTATTTAGCGGGAAACGCAAATCTGGAAAAGATTACGTGACGGATTTGATTCACAAAAG ACTAGGTCCAGATGTATGCTGTATCGTGCGTCTCTCGGGTCCTCTTAAACAGCAATACGCACAG GACCATGGATTGGACTTTGATGAGCTGTTGGGAGCAGGTGAGTACAAGGAGAAGTACCGTGCTGACATGATCCAGTGGGGTGAGAAGCAGAGGGAGAAGGACCCAGGGTTCTTCTGTCGTGTGGCCATCAAGGAAGCCCAGCAGCCTATCTGG ATTGTGAGTGACACGCGGCGCCTGTCAGACCTGCAGTGGTTCTGGAGGGAGTATCCTAGTCAGTCTCGCTGTGTTCGGGTGGAGGCCTCAGAAGAGACACGGCGGGAGAGGGGCTGGGAGTTCACAACAG gaatAGATGATGCAGAGTCTGAATGTGGGCTCGACCAAGGAGTGGATTTTGATTGGATAATCAAAAATGAGGGCGATGGATCACAACTGGAGGAGCAGCTTGCTACTGGACTGCTCTCAATAGCCAAAGAAAAGGTGAAAGAAGACTGA
- the LOC120031534 gene encoding tropomyosin alpha-3 chain-like isoform X5: MANSIEAVKRKIKVLQQQADEAEERAETLQRQVEEEKRSREQAEAEVASLNRRIQLVEEELDRAQERLATALQKLEEAEKAADESERGMKVIENRASKDEEKMEMQEIQLKEAKHIAEEADRKYEEVARKLVIIEGDLERTEERAELAEGNARRLEEQLRGFDQSLKSLQASEDKYSQKEDKYEEEIKILTDKLKEAETRAEFAERSVAKLEKTIDDLEDALANAKEENVNIHATLDKTLEDLNSF, translated from the exons ATGGCCAATAGCATCGAGGCAGTGAAGCGAAAAATTAAAGTTTTGCAGCAACAGGCGGATGAAGCCGAGGAAAGAGCCGAGACTTTGCAAAGACAGGTTGAAGAGGAGAAGCGGTCAAGGGAACAG GCTGAGGCTGAGGTGGCCTCTCTGAACAGGCGTATCCAGCTGGTTGAGGAGGAGTTGGACAGGGCCCAGGAGAGACTGGCCACCGCTCTGCAGAAACTGGAGGAAGCAGAGAAAGCTGCAGATGAGAGCGAGAG GGGTATGAAGGTGATTGAGAACAGGGCCTCCAAGGATGAGGAGAAGATGGAGATGCAGGAGATCCAGCTGAAGGAGGCCAAGCACATCGCTGAGGAGGCCGACCGCAAGTATGAGGAG GTGGCTCGTAAGCTGGTGATCATTGAGGGTGATCTGGAGCGTACAGAGGAGAGGGCGGAGCTGGCCGAGGG CAACGCCCGGAGGTTGGAGGAGCAGCTGAGGGGTTTCGACCAATCACTGAAGAGCCTGCAGGCCTCTGAGGACAAG TACTCCCAGAAAGAGGACAAGTATGAGGAGGAGATCAAGATCCTGACTGACAAACTCAAAGAG GCTGAAACCCGTGCTGAGTTTGCTGAGAGATCAGTGGCCAAACTGGAAAAGACCATTGATGACCTGGAAG ATGCGCTAGCCAACGCCAAGGAGGAGAATGTCAACATCCACGCCACCCTGGACAAGACCCTGGAGGACCTCAACAGCTTCTGA
- the LOC120031534 gene encoding tropomyosin alpha-4 chain-like isoform X6 has translation MANSIEAVKRKIKVLQQQADEAEERAETLQRQVEEEKRSREQAEAEVASLNRRIQLVEEELDRAQERLATALQKLEEAEKAADESERGMKVIENRASKDEEKMEMQEIQLKEAKHIAEEADRKYEEVARKLVIIEGDLERTEERAELAEGKCAELEEELKNVSNNLKSLEAQAEKYSQKEDKYEEEIKILTDKLKEAETRAEFAERSVAKLEKTIDDLEDALANAKEENVNIHATLDKTLEDLNSF, from the exons ATGGCCAATAGCATCGAGGCAGTGAAGCGAAAAATTAAAGTTTTGCAGCAACAGGCGGATGAAGCCGAGGAAAGAGCCGAGACTTTGCAAAGACAGGTTGAAGAGGAGAAGCGGTCAAGGGAACAG GCTGAGGCTGAGGTGGCCTCTCTGAACAGGCGTATCCAGCTGGTTGAGGAGGAGTTGGACAGGGCCCAGGAGAGACTGGCCACCGCTCTGCAGAAACTGGAGGAAGCAGAGAAAGCTGCAGATGAGAGCGAGAG GGGTATGAAGGTGATTGAGAACAGGGCCTCCAAGGATGAGGAGAAGATGGAGATGCAGGAGATCCAGCTGAAGGAGGCCAAGCACATCGCTGAGGAGGCCGACCGCAAGTATGAGGAG GTGGCTCGTAAGCTGGTGATCATTGAGGGTGATCTGGAGCGTACAGAGGAGAGGGCGGAGCTGGCCGAGGG cAAATGCGCCGAGTTGGAGGAGGAGCTGAAAAATGTCAGCAATAACTTAAAGTCCCTGGAAGCCCAAGCTGAGaag TACTCCCAGAAAGAGGACAAGTATGAGGAGGAGATCAAGATCCTGACTGACAAACTCAAAGAG GCTGAAACCCGTGCTGAGTTTGCTGAGAGATCAGTGGCCAAACTGGAAAAGACCATTGATGACCTGGAAG ATGCGCTAGCCAACGCCAAGGAGGAGAATGTCAACATCCACGCCACCCTGGACAAGACCCTGGAGGACCTCAACAGCTTCTGA